The nucleotide sequence ACGGGAACACCATGACACGAGAAATGCGCGCCGAACTGGTTGCACGTGGTTTTTATCTGCTGGCGCCGGTGCGGCCTTTTTTCGGTATGGCTGAACCCGACGACGGCGCGGGGATCGAGGATGCCCCCCAACGTCTTGCAGGCGACATTGAAGCGATGGTGAAACAACTCAGGATCAAGGCGCCGGTGTTGATGGGGCACATGGCCGGCGCGGTCTACAGCTTTGCCGCCGCCGGACGCCTCGGCAGACGGGTGCGTGGAATCGTAAATGTCGCGGGCGGTGTTCCGATTCATTCCGCCGCGCAATTCGCGACCATGTCCGTGCGCCAGCGCATCGTCGCGCTGACCGCGCGCTATACGCCCCGCGTGCTGCCCTTTGTCATCCGTGCGGGCATGCAGCAGCTCGATAATCGTGGTGAGCAACAGTTCCTGCAATCGCTCTACGAACATGCCCCGGTGGACATGGCGACACTGCGCGATCCCGAGCTGCGCGAGACGGTGATTGCCGGGTACCACTTTACCATCGCACAGGGGCATCGCGCGTTCGAAATCGACAGCTATCATGTGGTGCGGGACTGGTCCGAACTGGTCACGCAAAGCAGTGTCCCGGTCGAGTTGGTGCACGGCATCCATGATCCGGTCGTCTCGATCGCTTCTGTCGAGGCATTCGCGCAGACACTTGGCGCACGCGCGTGCCTTACCCGTGTCGAGGATGCAGGCCAACTCCTGTTCTATGCGCAGCCCAGAACCATCCTCGATGCAGTGGATCGATTGATGGACGGCCCATAGCCAAGCCCAGAGAATCTTGTCATAAGCCTGTCGGTTCTTTCTGCGAAGGTCTGCCATGTCAGCATCCGTCCCCCTGCCCACCCATGAGATCACCTACCGCCGCGCCCGTGATCTGGTCCTGTTCGGAGAGTTGCTTCCCGGCGAGGCTGTCACCATTCAGGGCATTGTCGATCGTCTGGACGCCGGCGTCACACCCGCGCGCGAGGCGATCCGCCGCCTGACCGCAGAGGGCGCCCTGCAAGCGCAGGACAATCGCCGCGTGCTGGTCCCTCATTTGACGATGGAGCAGTTGCAGGAACTGACCTACGCCCGCACCGGGATCGAGCCACAACTGGCCCGATTGGCGGGCGTCGATATGGCAGCCGAAGATATCGAGACGCTGGCCCGGATTGATGGGCTCGTCACGGACGCGCTCGATACAGGGGACATTCGTGCCTATCTACGCCACAATCACGCGTTCCACATGACGCTCTACAGCCACGCGGAAGCTGAGATCTTGCAGACCGTGGCTGCCGCGCTGTGGCTGCGGGTCGGCCCGTCCCTGCGCGCCGTCTGCGCGCAAGAAGGCACCGAGGTCATGCCGGACATGCATCAGGTCGCGATCTCAGCCCTGCGCGACGGCGATGCAGAGGCGGTTGGCGAGGCGATCCACCAGGATATCCTGCAAGGCCACGCGCATATCGCCCGCGCGCTGGAAGCTGGCTGAAAACGCGCCTTGGCGTCAGCGGCTGTGGTAGTCGTCAATCAGCGCAACCTCGTCACGCGATCCCAGAATGACCGCGACCCGCTGGTGATGACCCGTCGGCGCGACCTCCAGAATACGCCCCGCGCCGGTTGATGCGGCGCCGCCTGCTGCCTCGACCAGCAGACCCATCGGATTGGCTTCGTACATCAGCCGCAGCTTGCCACCCTGTTCGGCGTTGCCGCTGTCCTTGGGATACAGAAAAACCCCGCCCCGGGTCAGGATCCGGTGCACATCGGCGACCATGGAGGCGCACCACCGCATGTTGAACTTGCGGCCCCGGGGACCATCGGCACCGCGCAGGCAATCGTCGATATAGGCGCGCACGGGTGGCTCCCACATATCATAGCGCGACGCATTGATCGCAAATTCGCTGGTCTGTTCAGGGATGCGCATCTGCGGGGTCGTCAGCAGGAATTCCCCGCTTCCGGGATGATGGGTATAGGCCTGCACGCCCTGCCCCACCGTTACGACCAACTGTGTGGAGGGGCCGTAAATGGCGTAGCCCGCTGCAATCTGTTCGGTGCCCGGGATCCGTGTGGTGGTGTCATCGCGCGCCACATCCGTGGTCAGACGAACGATGGAAAAAATCGTGCCGACCGACAGATTCACATCTAAATTGGACGATCCATCAAGCGGGTCGTAGTAGACGATGAACTGCCCGGCATTGGGCGCGTCCACCAGCCAATTCACGGTCTCGACCTCCTCCGACACGAGTGCCGCCACGCCAGAGCTAACCATATCGGCAAAGATCTCATCCGAGATCACGTCGAGTTCCTTTTGCGTCTCACCCTGTACGTTTTTGCTGTCCGCAGCACCCAGAATGCCGGCAAAGGCGCCGTGCCGGACCTCATCACCGATCCGGCGGCAGGCGCTGGCGATATCCTCGATCAGGCGGATCAGATCGTCGGGTGTGGTCTGGGTGGTCAGCTGTTTACGCAAGGTGGGTTGAGACATCGGGGTCCTCGATATTCAATTCATTTTCGCGACTGTGGCCCCGCCCGCACAGGAGGGCAAGGAACTTGCGGGGTCTCCCTTTTGAACTTGTCGCGGCTAAAGGCAGTTCCAAATTTTCTGAACGCCCCCGCAGTACGACGCGTCACGCAAATGTCGCTTGTTTTCAATTGCGATCCGGCGCTTCAGGCGCTTTTCAGATCTGCAAGCGCGTCGCGCATGTGGGCCAACGTCGTTGCCTTGATTTCGCGCTTGTTCTTGCTGAATACGGCCGGCATCGCGGCAAAGGTCTTTGCGTGGGCCATGGCCAATTCAACGACAGTATCCGCCGCGCCGGTTTCGTCCAGCAACCCGGCCTCCCGAGCTTGCGCGATGTCCAATTCTTCCGAAAGGACGGCCATCCGCGTCAGATATTTTGGCGTGATGCGCGATTGTGCAATCGCGATCAGAAACGCACCAAGATCGAGACCGATGCGGCTTTCGGGCATGCTGAACTTAAAATCACCCTCTGCCCCGACCCGATAGTCACAAACCATCAACAAAAATGCACCCATGCCGATGCCATGTCCGGTACAGGCGGCAATTGTCGGACGTGGGTGCGCCATCAAGCGCAGCAAAAGGTCGAACCCGCCCAGCACCTGCGCCCGGGTCGCATCGGCCCCCTTGCTGAATTCGCGCAGATCGAACCCCGCAGAGAATACGCCGCCGCGCCCCGCAAGAACGACAGCCTTGGCTTTCGCAGCGTCAGCCTCATCCAGCGCGGCATTCATGCCCTGAATGAAGGCGGGGTTCACGACGTTCAACTTTGCGTCGTCCATCTGCACGAACGCGATGTTATCCTGGATCTCTACGAAAATCATGTGACCTTCTTTCTTTGACTGACGGCCATCTTGCCCAGTTCACCGCATGGATCAATCCTAACCCTACGAAAACAGCCGCAGAGGATGATTTAGCCCGCCAGAGCCCCCGGCGGCCTAATCCGTGAAACTGCGGATCGTGCGCAAAGCCCCCTCCAGCGCGCGGCCTTCGGGGTCCTGCAATGCGGCCTCGCGCAAGCGCGCCATCCATTCGGCCGCATCCGCGCGCCCGGCAAGCAATTCAAGCGCCCCCATGACGCGCGCGAATTTGCTGAGCCCGCGCGCGTGTGTATCGGAATACCCCTTGACCAGACGCCGGTTGCGCACCAGCTCAACGGCCAGCTTATAGTCAGCCTGCGCCGTATCGAGACAGGTGGTGAGCCACGCGTCGAGGTGTGCGGTCTCAATTTCATGCCGACGGGTGCGCAGCCGGTAGGATTTCAGCCCGCCTAGAAGGTAAAGAGTGGCAAACGCCCGCAGCCTATGCGTGCGCAGTCGCCGGCCCTTTCCAAAAAGCCTGCCAAGCAGCGCCATCCGGCGCGGTGAGGCTTCCCAACGGGCGCCCATCGCGGCGGGCAAAAGGCTGGCGATTTCTTCGGCCCGGGGATGAAAGAACTCTGTTAGCGCCAAAATCTGCCCATCTTTGGCGTTCATCTGATCGTGGATTCTGTCGAAACGGCTGGCACGCGTTTTCAGATCGGCCACGCGGATGATATCGTCATACGCCATGGCGTTCGCGATATGTTTTGCGCCCTCAAAGGTCAGAGCGTATTCCTGCCCGGCGCTGTCGTGGCTGGCAACCTGCGCCACCCGGTCAAGGTAGACCGAACCGTAAGCCAGGTCCTGAAAATCAACGACCTTGCGCAACCCGGCCCGGATCATATCCTGGGCCGGCGCTGGAAGCGTGTCGACGCGCGCGATCAGAGCGTCCCAATCGCGTTGCAACGAGGCGGGACCGACCAGGCGCGGCGCTGCCTGTGTTTGTGCCAAAGGCGCGGCGGGAGGACCGTTGATCGCCGCGTCAAAGCCCACGGCAAAGGCGCGCAGCGATGCCTCAACGCCCTTTCCGCCCGCACGAATAGCGTCCTCGAAGGCGTGTCGTTCAAATGGCAGGGCACCGGATCCCGCAAGCGCGCCGAAGAGGCTTGCAGAGATTACCGATCCCGCGCTGACCGCAAGCGCTTCCATATCCCCCAGGATCAACTGGCGCGCGGCGATCTCTGCCGCGGCGCGGACCTCGCCTGCGTCGGCGGTGCCATCGCCGGGCACGGTTTTCTCGGATACCGCAAGCGCGCGGTGGGTCGAACCGATCAGCACCGTACGGTCCGGCGTCACAAAGCCGCGCATGATCGCGCGCCCGACCTCCATCATCTCGGCCGCGATCAGGATATCGACATCCCCGCCCGCAGGCGCGAGCGAGAACACCGGCTGGCGGCCCGTATCCGGCGTCATTTCTATATAGTAGATGGTGGCCCCGGTGCGCTGTGCGACACCCGCGACGCTGGTGGCCTGACAGGCATAGCCCTGCGCGC is from Sulfitobacter albidus and encodes:
- a CDS encoding indolepyruvate oxidoreductase subunit beta family protein codes for the protein MNMMTPETPDAASAQIIKLAVMAVGGQGGGVLTGWIEGLARAQGYACQATSVAGVAQRTGATIYYIEMTPDTGRQPVFSLAPAGGDVDILIAAEMMEVGRAIMRGFVTPDRTVLIGSTHRALAVSEKTVPGDGTADAGEVRAAAEIAARQLILGDMEALAVSAGSVISASLFGALAGSGALPFERHAFEDAIRAGGKGVEASLRAFAVGFDAAINGPPAAPLAQTQAAPRLVGPASLQRDWDALIARVDTLPAPAQDMIRAGLRKVVDFQDLAYGSVYLDRVAQVASHDSAGQEYALTFEGAKHIANAMAYDDIIRVADLKTRASRFDRIHDQMNAKDGQILALTEFFHPRAEEIASLLPAAMGARWEASPRRMALLGRLFGKGRRLRTHRLRAFATLYLLGGLKSYRLRTRRHEIETAHLDAWLTTCLDTAQADYKLAVELVRNRRLVKGYSDTHARGLSKFARVMGALELLAGRADAAEWMARLREAALQDPEGRALEGALRTIRSFTD
- a CDS encoding class 1 fructose-bisphosphatase is translated as MSQPTLRKQLTTQTTPDDLIRLIEDIASACRRIGDEVRHGAFAGILGAADSKNVQGETQKELDVISDEIFADMVSSGVAALVSEEVETVNWLVDAPNAGQFIVYYDPLDGSSNLDVNLSVGTIFSIVRLTTDVARDDTTTRIPGTEQIAAGYAIYGPSTQLVVTVGQGVQAYTHHPGSGEFLLTTPQMRIPEQTSEFAINASRYDMWEPPVRAYIDDCLRGADGPRGRKFNMRWCASMVADVHRILTRGGVFLYPKDSGNAEQGGKLRLMYEANPMGLLVEAAGGAASTGAGRILEVAPTGHHQRVAVILGSRDEVALIDDYHSR
- a CDS encoding crotonase/enoyl-CoA hydratase family protein, which codes for MIFVEIQDNIAFVQMDDAKLNVVNPAFIQGMNAALDEADAAKAKAVVLAGRGGVFSAGFDLREFSKGADATRAQVLGGFDLLLRLMAHPRPTIAACTGHGIGMGAFLLMVCDYRVGAEGDFKFSMPESRIGLDLGAFLIAIAQSRITPKYLTRMAVLSEELDIAQAREAGLLDETGAADTVVELAMAHAKTFAAMPAVFSKNKREIKATTLAHMRDALADLKSA
- a CDS encoding GntR family transcriptional regulator yields the protein MSASVPLPTHEITYRRARDLVLFGELLPGEAVTIQGIVDRLDAGVTPAREAIRRLTAEGALQAQDNRRVLVPHLTMEQLQELTYARTGIEPQLARLAGVDMAAEDIETLARIDGLVTDALDTGDIRAYLRHNHAFHMTLYSHAEAEILQTVAAALWLRVGPSLRAVCAQEGTEVMPDMHQVAISALRDGDAEAVGEAIHQDILQGHAHIARALEAG